A portion of the Hyalangium minutum genome contains these proteins:
- a CDS encoding metallophosphoesterase family protein, giving the protein MRKGVKSIETKHYEERDSFFDGLRKLDRRSFMRLAGLSAGIAAAKGLITPQGFQLISVAEAATPTPSAKPKFSFAYISDSHLYKQELNDRFVRSLLRAVDDINRLDPQPDFVLYGGDLAQLGQKEELDLGKQILKTLKAPVKMMVGEHDWFLDMGEHWRGLFGEPQYSFDHKGVHFVTLMSVNEKDFWTERGMTPMERMQTVAGLDNGLQSRFEVGAAGREWLKADLAKVDKNTPLVVFSHSPLYKYYKQWNFWTDDADEVQALLRPFKNVTVIHGHTHQLLSNQIGNIQFHGMLSTAWPWPYAPEGLPSLTVPMNRTDPFSNFDGCGDGRMDVLESGLVDKLYNLWDRNPVTVKSSYLASSGKQDRPPASKLPPY; this is encoded by the coding sequence ATGCGCAAAGGCGTCAAGAGCATCGAGACGAAGCACTACGAGGAGCGCGACTCCTTCTTCGACGGGCTGCGCAAGCTGGATCGGCGCTCGTTCATGCGGCTGGCCGGGCTGTCCGCTGGCATCGCCGCGGCGAAGGGGCTCATCACCCCTCAGGGGTTCCAGCTGATCAGCGTCGCCGAGGCGGCCACCCCCACCCCCAGCGCGAAGCCGAAGTTCTCCTTCGCGTACATCTCCGACTCGCACCTCTACAAGCAGGAGCTCAACGACCGGTTCGTGCGCTCCCTGCTGCGCGCCGTGGACGACATCAACCGCCTGGATCCCCAGCCGGACTTCGTCCTCTACGGCGGCGACCTCGCGCAGCTCGGGCAGAAGGAGGAGCTGGATCTCGGCAAGCAGATCCTCAAGACCCTCAAGGCGCCCGTGAAGATGATGGTCGGGGAGCACGACTGGTTCCTCGACATGGGCGAGCACTGGCGCGGCCTGTTCGGCGAGCCCCAGTACTCGTTCGATCACAAGGGCGTCCACTTCGTCACGCTGATGAGCGTGAACGAGAAGGACTTCTGGACCGAGCGGGGCATGACGCCCATGGAGCGCATGCAGACGGTGGCCGGCCTGGACAACGGCCTGCAGTCGCGCTTCGAGGTGGGTGCCGCCGGGCGCGAGTGGCTCAAGGCGGATCTGGCCAAGGTGGACAAGAACACGCCGCTCGTCGTGTTCAGCCACTCGCCGCTCTACAAGTACTACAAGCAGTGGAACTTCTGGACGGACGACGCGGACGAGGTGCAGGCCCTGCTCCGGCCGTTCAAGAACGTCACCGTCATCCACGGCCACACGCACCAGCTGCTGTCGAACCAGATCGGCAACATCCAGTTCCACGGCATGCTGTCCACCGCGTGGCCGTGGCCCTACGCCCCCGAGGGCCTGCCCTCGCTCACCGTGCCGATGAACCGCACGGACCCGTTCAGCAACTTCGACGGCTGCGGCGATGGGCGGATGGACGTGCTCGAGAGCGGGCTCGTCGACAAGCTCTACAACCTGTGGGACCGCAACCCGGTCACCGTGAAGTCCTCCTACCTGGCGAGCAGTGGCAAGCAGGATCGGCCCCCCGCCTCCAAGCTCCCCCCCTACTAG
- a CDS encoding c-type cytochrome produces the protein MHVRNKLGIAALGLGIGLGSLATWQTAFAETPSQSPKHQVPRSKDGDVVVALCDGQTTLEVEGVKDPSQISREKAQGISDEMMLAWRKKNPNANWDAPPPKQQLLAQANPPTPPAATSAPIKKGGTTASSGPDDAARKATADVQAGHTYGAFSERDEAVWKESTEQTVREGHRVFHDAKAVGGTVAISCDMCHPDASNTHPETYPKYQVQLGRVALLRDMINWCIENPVRGKPLADDDPRLKAMEAYIYAQRKGVKLDYGKH, from the coding sequence ATGCACGTGCGAAACAAACTCGGCATTGCAGCGCTCGGACTCGGGATCGGCCTCGGCAGCCTCGCCACGTGGCAGACGGCCTTCGCGGAGACTCCCAGCCAGAGCCCGAAGCACCAGGTTCCCCGCTCGAAGGACGGAGACGTCGTCGTCGCCCTCTGTGACGGTCAGACCACCTTGGAAGTGGAAGGCGTCAAGGACCCGTCCCAGATCAGCCGCGAGAAGGCACAGGGCATCTCCGACGAGATGATGCTCGCGTGGCGCAAGAAGAACCCGAACGCCAACTGGGATGCGCCGCCGCCCAAGCAGCAGCTCCTCGCCCAGGCGAACCCGCCCACGCCTCCCGCCGCCACCAGCGCCCCGATCAAGAAGGGCGGAACGACGGCCTCCTCGGGCCCAGACGACGCCGCGCGCAAGGCCACCGCCGACGTCCAGGCCGGCCACACCTACGGCGCCTTCAGCGAGCGCGACGAGGCCGTCTGGAAGGAGTCCACCGAGCAGACCGTGCGCGAGGGACACCGCGTGTTCCACGATGCGAAGGCGGTGGGCGGCACCGTCGCCATCTCGTGCGACATGTGCCACCCGGACGCCTCGAACACCCATCCGGAGACCTATCCCAAGTACCAGGTTCAGCTGGGCCGCGTGGCGCTGCTCCGGGACATGATCAACTGGTGCATCGAGAACCCGGTGCGCGGCAAGCCGCTGGCCGATGATGACCCGCGGCTGAAGGCGATGGAGGCGTATATCTACGCCCAGCGCAAGGGTGTGAAGCTGGACTACGGCAAGCACTGA